One genomic window of [Clostridium] scindens ATCC 35704 includes the following:
- a CDS encoding zinc metallopeptidase, producing MYYPMFFEPTYMLVIIGVIICLLASSKMKSTFNKYSRVRNHSGMTGREAAEQVLRGAGIYDVRVEHISGDLTDHYDPRTKVLRLSDATYNSTSVAAVGVAAHECGHAIQHATGYAPLKIRGALVPVANFGSAIAWPLILIGLLFSSRSSMLFLNLGIIAFSLAVLFQIVTLPVEFNASSRAIRILGSSGMLYEDEVDATKKVLSAAALTYVAGAASAILQLLRIILLANSRRD from the coding sequence ATGTATTATCCTATGTTTTTTGAACCAACATATATGCTGGTCATTATAGGCGTGATCATCTGTCTGTTGGCTTCTTCCAAGATGAAGTCGACATTTAATAAATACTCCCGTGTCAGGAATCATTCCGGCATGACGGGAAGAGAAGCAGCAGAGCAGGTCTTAAGAGGGGCCGGCATCTATGATGTAAGAGTCGAGCATATTTCCGGAGATCTGACAGACCATTATGACCCGAGAACCAAGGTGCTGCGGTTGTCGGATGCCACCTATAATTCTACATCCGTGGCGGCAGTGGGTGTTGCGGCACATGAGTGCGGGCATGCAATCCAGCACGCCACAGGGTACGCGCCGCTTAAGATCCGCGGGGCGCTGGTGCCGGTGGCGAACTTTGGAAGCGCGATAGCATGGCCGCTGATCCTGATCGGCCTGCTTTTTAGCAGCCGGTCGTCCATGCTGTTTTTGAATCTGGGAATTATAGCCTTTTCCTTGGCAGTACTGTTCCAGATTGTCACTCTGCCGGTGGAGTTCAATGCGTCCAGCAGGGCCATCCGTATATTGGGCAGCAGCGGCATGTTATATGAGGATGAAGTAGATGCTACGAAAAAGGTGCTCTCTGCGGCGGCTCTGACGTATGTGGCAGGCGCAGCCTCTGCAATCCTGCAGCTTCTGCGTATTATACTGCTGGCTAACAGCAGAAGGGATTAG
- the rsmB gene encoding 16S rRNA (cytosine(967)-C(5))-methyltransferase RsmB, producing the protein MAASVNGRELVLDILLQITRDGEYSHIALKNVLDKYQYLDKKERAFITRVVNGTLEHMIEIDYIINQFSKVKVQKMKPVIRMIIRSAVYQLKYMDSVPDSAVLNEAVKLASKRGFSTLKGFVNGVLRSVSRNLESVAYPSEEDRLAWMEIRYSLPQWILKQWLASYDEETVKRIAEEFLKEKPITVRCNLEKITKEELLKLLKEEGVTVEEEPAVPYALYLSGYDHLAGLNSFRQGYYQVQDISSMQVARWAAPKADDYIIDVCAAPGGKAIHLAEILAGTGHVEARDLTEYKVGLIRENILRSGLHNIEAVCKDATVRDEASIKKADIVIADLPCSGLGVLGKKPDLKSRMTEEMQKELASLQRSMLKVVKEYVKPGGKLLYSTCTISRDENEENARWLTEIDPKFRLIRQKQMLPGRDPGDGFYIAMFQRENDE; encoded by the coding sequence ATGGCAGCATCTGTAAACGGGCGGGAACTCGTGCTTGATATACTGCTTCAGATCACAAGAGACGGGGAATATAGTCATATTGCCCTTAAGAATGTTCTAGACAAATATCAGTATCTTGATAAGAAAGAGCGTGCATTTATCACGAGAGTGGTAAATGGCACGCTTGAACATATGATAGAAATCGACTATATCATTAATCAATTTTCCAAAGTTAAGGTTCAGAAAATGAAGCCTGTCATCAGGATGATCATACGCAGCGCGGTATACCAGTTAAAATATATGGATAGCGTGCCGGATTCCGCTGTCTTAAACGAGGCAGTAAAACTTGCTTCAAAACGCGGATTTTCAACGTTGAAAGGATTTGTAAACGGGGTGTTAAGGAGTGTGAGCCGTAATCTGGAATCCGTCGCGTATCCTTCCGAGGAAGACAGGCTTGCGTGGATGGAGATTCGCTACAGCCTGCCCCAGTGGATCCTAAAGCAGTGGCTTGCATCATATGATGAAGAGACGGTAAAGAGGATAGCAGAAGAGTTCCTGAAAGAGAAGCCCATCACGGTGAGATGCAATCTGGAAAAGATTACAAAAGAAGAACTGCTGAAACTACTAAAAGAAGAAGGCGTTACGGTGGAAGAGGAGCCAGCCGTCCCTTATGCGCTATACTTATCGGGATATGACCACCTGGCAGGATTAAATAGTTTCCGCCAGGGGTACTACCAAGTGCAGGATATCAGTTCGATGCAGGTAGCCCGGTGGGCAGCGCCTAAGGCGGACGATTATATCATTGACGTGTGCGCGGCGCCGGGAGGAAAGGCCATCCATCTGGCAGAAATACTGGCCGGAACCGGTCATGTGGAAGCCAGGGATCTGACGGAGTATAAGGTAGGGCTGATCCGGGAGAATATCTTAAGGAGCGGCCTTCATAATATAGAAGCAGTCTGTAAGGATGCCACGGTTCGAGATGAAGCATCCATTAAAAAAGCGGATATCGTCATAGCCGACCTGCCGTGTTCTGGCCTGGGCGTGCTGGGGAAAAAGCCGGATTTGAAGAGCCGGATGACAGAAGAGATGCAGAAGGAATTGGCATCGCTGCAGCGCAGTATGCTAAAAGTCGTTAAGGAGTACGTAAAGCCTGGCGGAAAACTTCTATACAGCACTTGCACGATCAGCAGAGACGAGAATGAAGAGAATGCAAGATGGTTAACGGAAATAGATCCCAAGTTCCGCCTGATCCGCCAGAAGCAGATGCTTCCCGGAAGGGATCCGGGGGATGGATTCTATATCGCCATGTTCCAGAGGGAGAATGATGAGTAA
- the rlmN gene encoding 23S rRNA (adenine(2503)-C(2))-methyltransferase RlmN has protein sequence MSKKDICSYSFEELKEEIARIGEKDFRSTQIYEWLHVKLAESFDEMTNLSKELREKLKEEYEIAKVKMIDHQISKVDPTEKFLFELCDGNMIESVLMKYNYGNSVCISSQAGCRMGCRFCASTIGGLERSLAPSEMLRQIYQIQKMTGERVSNVVVMGTGEPLDNYDNFVKFIHILSDEHGLHISQRNITASTCGIVPNMKRLADEGLQITLALSLHGSTQEKRKRLMPVADRYELPEVLDACDYYFEKTGRRITFEYSLVEGVNDQMEDARELISILRKRNCHLNLIPVNPIKERDFKKPDRKNALEFKNKLEKNGINVTIRRERGSDIDGACGQLRRRHTAANEGEPDEDICND, from the coding sequence ATGAGTAAGAAAGATATATGTTCTTATAGTTTTGAAGAATTGAAAGAAGAGATCGCACGAATTGGAGAGAAGGATTTCCGCAGTACTCAGATCTATGAATGGCTGCATGTAAAGCTCGCAGAGAGTTTTGATGAGATGACCAACCTCTCAAAGGAGCTTCGGGAAAAGTTGAAGGAAGAGTATGAGATTGCAAAAGTCAAGATGATTGACCATCAGATTTCCAAGGTAGATCCTACAGAAAAGTTTCTGTTTGAATTGTGCGATGGCAATATGATTGAGAGCGTGCTGATGAAGTATAACTACGGCAATTCCGTATGCATCTCGTCTCAGGCCGGATGCCGCATGGGATGCCGGTTCTGCGCCTCCACCATCGGAGGGCTGGAAAGAAGCCTGGCTCCTTCCGAGATGCTCAGGCAGATATATCAGATTCAGAAGATGACGGGAGAGCGGGTATCCAATGTAGTCGTCATGGGTACTGGGGAGCCGCTGGATAATTATGATAACTTCGTGAAATTCATCCATATACTGAGCGATGAGCATGGACTACATATCAGCCAGCGCAACATCACGGCCTCCACCTGCGGCATTGTTCCGAATATGAAGAGGCTTGCGGATGAAGGTCTTCAGATCACGCTTGCCCTCTCCTTGCATGGGTCGACCCAGGAGAAGCGTAAGAGGCTGATGCCGGTGGCAGACCGATACGAGCTTCCGGAAGTCCTGGATGCCTGCGATTACTATTTTGAAAAGACGGGGAGGCGGATCACCTTTGAATATAGTCTGGTAGAAGGCGTGAACGATCAGATGGAGGATGCCAGGGAACTGATCTCCATATTGAGGAAGCGAAATTGTCATCTGAATTTGATTCCTGTGAATCCGATCAAGGAGCGGGACTTCAAGAAGCCGGACAGGAAAAATGCCCTTGAATTCAAAAATAAACTTGAAAAAAACGGAATTAATGTTACTATAAGAAGGGAAAGAGGCTCGGATATCGACGGAGCCTGCGGCCAGCTGCGCAGACGCCATACGGCCGCGAATGAAGGAGAACCAGATGAAGATATATGCAATGACTGA
- a CDS encoding Stp1/IreP family PP2C-type Ser/Thr phosphatase, with protein sequence MKIYAMTDVGRKREINQDYVYVTDKPIGPFPNLLAVADGMGGHKAGDFASKYTVKVLREELEDTPLDKPEEILRNVVGIANHKLIEAASTDIKLEGMGTTLVVATVVGNTLYFANVGDSRLYLINDKIRQISKDHSLVEEMVRLGGIKAEEAKNHPDKNIITRAIGVKEDVEADIYEYRLKKGDVILMCTDGLSNMVEDEDMFNIVKGSRDVVEAVQMLIEKANSNGGRDNIGVVIAEPLADEVSIW encoded by the coding sequence ATGAAGATATATGCAATGACTGATGTTGGGAGAAAACGCGAGATAAACCAGGACTACGTATATGTGACGGATAAGCCCATCGGGCCATTCCCGAATCTCCTTGCGGTTGCCGATGGAATGGGCGGCCACAAGGCTGGAGACTTCGCGTCCAAATATACGGTGAAGGTATTGCGGGAGGAATTAGAGGATACGCCTTTGGATAAGCCGGAGGAGATCTTGCGCAACGTCGTTGGCATTGCAAATCATAAGCTGATTGAGGCAGCATCTACAGACATTAAGCTGGAAGGCATGGGCACGACACTGGTAGTAGCCACTGTGGTAGGCAATACGCTTTATTTTGCCAATGTGGGAGACAGCAGGCTATATCTGATCAACGATAAGATCCGGCAGATCTCCAAGGATCATTCCCTGGTAGAGGAAATGGTAAGGCTTGGAGGCATCAAGGCCGAAGAGGCCAAGAATCACCCGGATAAGAATATTATAACGCGTGCCATTGGAGTCAAGGAAGATGTGGAGGCAGACATCTATGAATACCGCCTGAAAAAAGGGGATGTCATTTTGATGTGTACCGATGGACTCAGCAACATGGTGGAAGATGAAGATATGTTCAATATCGTCAAGGGTTCCCGGGATGTGGTAGAGGCAGTACAGATGTTGATTGAGAAGGCAAATAGCAATGGCGGGAGAGATAACATAGGGGTTGTTATAGCGGAGCCACTTGCGGATGAGGTGAGTATATGGTAA
- the pknB gene encoding Stk1 family PASTA domain-containing Ser/Thr kinase: MVKNGIILGKRYEVISKIGAGGMADVYKGKDHMLNRYVAIKVLKKEFKEDENFVRKFRSEAQAAAGLIHPNVVNVYDVGEDRGLYYMVMELVEGITLKEYIDKKGRLSHKETISIAIQMCTGIGVAHAANIIHRDIKPQNIIISKDGKVKVTDFGIAKATTSNTISSNAMGSVHYTSPEQARGGFSDQKSDIYSIGITLYEMVTGQVPFDGDSTVSVAIKHLQEEITPPSEIVPDIPYSLEQIILKCTQKNGERRYRNTGELIQDLKRSLVDPDGDFVVIPPLGNADTVIITDEELDDIRSSYDDEEEFDEYDEDEYGDEEEFDEYDEDDDEYDEYDDDEEYGGKGKKGKSSDDVNPRMKKVMKILTIVVAIIIVFILVFAIGKAAGIFKGGFGIDTVDTDEKTKVKVPNVVGMTEDEAKKTLNKKGLGFKVVAREESKKYEEGTVSKQKTEAGKRVAKNTTIQVVVSSGLVGDEITVPNVSNMSESEAQKALEDAGFEKITSDFAYSDSVAEGDVIGTTPAANARATKDTEIVMKVSKGSEKKTVPNVVGQQDGDAQNAITAAGLTVGTVTYEYYDDVPKGQVVSQTVAGGKKVAPGTSVGLTISSGPKPPEKVSVPPVTGISIEEARALLDGVGLKADIKYDSETVGTVGQVIKCNPGVGTQVDEGSTVTLIVISKSSQPDGGETESTQ, translated from the coding sequence ATGGTAAAAAATGGTATTATTCTTGGTAAAAGGTATGAAGTGATAAGTAAGATTGGAGCAGGGGGGATGGCCGATGTCTATAAAGGCAAAGACCATATGCTCAATCGTTACGTGGCAATCAAGGTCCTGAAAAAGGAATTTAAGGAAGATGAGAATTTTGTGCGCAAATTCCGTTCTGAGGCCCAGGCGGCAGCCGGGCTGATACACCCTAATGTGGTAAATGTGTATGACGTTGGGGAGGACCGCGGGCTTTACTATATGGTTATGGAACTCGTGGAAGGAATTACGCTGAAGGAATATATAGATAAGAAGGGAAGGCTTTCCCATAAAGAAACCATAAGCATCGCGATCCAGATGTGTACCGGGATCGGCGTAGCCCATGCAGCCAACATTATCCATAGAGATATCAAGCCGCAGAACATTATCATATCAAAAGACGGCAAGGTAAAGGTAACGGACTTTGGTATTGCAAAGGCCACGACATCCAATACGATCAGTTCCAATGCAATGGGTTCTGTGCATTATACCTCTCCGGAGCAGGCAAGAGGCGGATTCAGCGATCAGAAGAGCGATATCTACTCAATCGGCATTACCCTGTATGAGATGGTTACGGGACAAGTGCCTTTTGACGGCGACTCTACCGTCTCCGTGGCAATCAAGCATCTGCAGGAGGAGATTACCCCTCCGTCAGAGATCGTGCCGGACATACCGTACAGCCTGGAGCAGATTATATTGAAATGTACTCAGAAGAATGGGGAGAGAAGATACAGGAATACGGGTGAGCTGATTCAGGACTTGAAACGTTCTCTGGTAGACCCGGACGGTGATTTTGTGGTAATTCCGCCACTGGGTAACGCGGATACGGTTATTATAACAGATGAAGAATTGGATGATATCCGCAGTTCTTATGATGACGAAGAGGAATTTGACGAGTATGATGAAGATGAATATGGCGACGAAGAGGAATTTGACGAGTACGACGAAGATGACGACGAGTACGATGAGTATGATGACGATGAGGAGTACGGCGGAAAAGGAAAGAAGGGCAAGAGTTCCGATGATGTAAACCCGCGCATGAAGAAGGTTATGAAGATCCTGACCATCGTGGTAGCGATTATTATCGTGTTCATCCTGGTATTTGCCATCGGCAAAGCAGCCGGCATATTTAAAGGCGGATTTGGCATTGATACGGTTGATACCGATGAGAAGACAAAGGTGAAGGTGCCAAATGTAGTGGGAATGACGGAAGACGAGGCGAAGAAGACTCTGAACAAAAAGGGACTGGGCTTCAAAGTCGTTGCCAGAGAAGAATCCAAGAAGTATGAGGAAGGCACGGTATCCAAGCAGAAGACGGAGGCTGGCAAGCGGGTTGCCAAGAATACGACCATTCAGGTAGTGGTAAGTTCCGGCCTTGTGGGAGATGAGATCACAGTACCGAATGTCAGCAATATGAGTGAGAGCGAGGCTCAGAAGGCGCTGGAGGATGCCGGGTTTGAGAAGATCACATCGGATTTTGCATACAGCGATTCCGTTGCCGAGGGAGATGTCATTGGCACGACGCCTGCGGCGAATGCCAGGGCTACCAAGGACACGGAGATTGTCATGAAGGTGAGCAAAGGCTCAGAGAAGAAGACGGTGCCGAACGTTGTAGGCCAGCAGGACGGAGATGCCCAGAACGCTATTACTGCCGCAGGACTGACGGTAGGTACGGTTACCTATGAGTATTATGATGACGTTCCGAAGGGCCAGGTAGTATCCCAGACGGTGGCGGGCGGCAAAAAGGTTGCCCCGGGTACCAGCGTAGGACTGACGATCAGCAGCGGACCGAAGCCACCGGAGAAGGTAAGTGTTCCACCTGTTACAGGCATATCGATTGAGGAGGCTAGAGCCTTATTAGATGGTGTCGGATTAAAAGCAGATATCAAGTATGATTCTGAAACTGTAGGAACGGTAGGCCAGGTAATTAAGTGTAATCCAGGCGTTGGCACACAGGTGGATGAGGGAAGCACTGTCACGCTGATAGTTATCAGCAAGTCATCCCAGCCCGATGGCGGAGAGACGGAAAGCACCCAGTAA
- the rsgA gene encoding ribosome small subunit-dependent GTPase A, protein MQGKIVKGIAGFYYVHVVESGVYECKAKGVFRKEKIKPLVGDNVIIEALDEEQKTGNITEVLKRKNELVRPAVANIDQALVVFAIVRPNPHFNLLDRFLVMMESKEIPVILCFNKEDIATDPQVKELEAIYENCGYPLIFTSALKDKNIDQVKEVLRGKTTAIAGPSGVGKSSIINILQPEANMETGAISSKIERGKHTTRHTELFPVDADSYIMDTPGFSSLYVNDFEKEELKYYFPEFAVYEGTCKFNGCDHIHEPGCAVKEAVEEGKIHKVRYQNYIEMYEELKNKRRY, encoded by the coding sequence ATGCAAGGAAAGATAGTAAAGGGTATTGCCGGATTCTACTACGTACATGTAGTAGAATCCGGTGTTTATGAATGTAAGGCCAAAGGCGTGTTCCGCAAGGAGAAGATTAAGCCGTTGGTGGGGGATAATGTAATTATAGAAGCGCTGGATGAAGAGCAGAAGACGGGAAACATCACGGAAGTCCTGAAAAGAAAGAATGAACTGGTACGTCCCGCGGTCGCTAACATCGACCAGGCATTGGTCGTATTTGCCATCGTAAGGCCCAACCCGCATTTTAACCTGCTGGACCGTTTTCTTGTAATGATGGAAAGTAAGGAGATACCAGTGATTCTCTGTTTTAATAAAGAGGATATCGCAACCGATCCGCAGGTGAAGGAACTGGAAGCCATCTATGAGAACTGCGGGTATCCATTGATTTTCACCAGCGCTCTTAAAGATAAGAATATTGACCAGGTGAAGGAAGTGCTAAGAGGAAAGACGACGGCCATCGCAGGTCCATCCGGGGTGGGCAAGTCATCCATTATCAATATCCTTCAGCCCGAAGCCAATATGGAGACGGGCGCTATCAGCAGCAAGATCGAGAGGGGAAAGCACACCACCAGACATACGGAATTATTTCCGGTGGATGCGGATTCCTATATTATGGATACTCCCGGGTTTAGCTCTCTGTATGTAAATGATTTTGAAAAGGAAGAACTGAAATACTATTTTCCCGAGTTTGCAGTATACGAAGGCACGTGCAAGTTCAATGGATGCGATCATATCCATGAACCGGGCTGCGCGGTAAAGGAAGCCGTTGAGGAAGGAAAGATTCATAAAGTACGGTATCAGAATTATATAGAGATGTATGAAGAACTAAAGAATAAGAGGAGGTATTGA
- the rpe gene encoding ribulose-phosphate 3-epimerase, protein MEYILAPSILAADFKNLGQEMKKTEENGARYLHFDVMDGMFVPSISFGMPVLASVKGGTSQTMDVHLMVQEPIRYVEAFQKAGADILTVHLEACEDVKTTIDKIRECGMKVGLSICPETETEALKPFLEDVDMILVMSVHPGFGGQKFIPESLDKIRKVRGMIEEQGLSVDVEVDGGIYLTNVREVLEAGVNVVVAGSAVFKGEPGQNTKEFMEILRDYE, encoded by the coding sequence ATGGAGTATATATTAGCCCCGTCAATTCTGGCTGCGGACTTCAAGAATCTGGGCCAGGAGATGAAGAAAACAGAAGAAAATGGTGCCAGATATCTGCATTTTGACGTGATGGATGGCATGTTTGTGCCCAGCATATCCTTTGGCATGCCGGTGCTCGCATCAGTAAAGGGTGGGACAAGCCAGACGATGGATGTACATCTGATGGTGCAGGAGCCCATCCGTTATGTGGAAGCATTTCAGAAAGCCGGCGCGGACATCCTTACAGTGCATTTAGAGGCATGTGAAGATGTGAAAACGACAATTGATAAGATTCGGGAATGTGGTATGAAGGTCGGCCTGTCTATCTGTCCGGAGACGGAAACGGAGGCACTAAAGCCTTTTCTTGAGGATGTTGACATGATTCTGGTGATGAGCGTCCATCCGGGATTCGGAGGACAGAAATTTATCCCGGAATCTCTTGACAAGATCCGCAAGGTTCGGGGAATGATAGAAGAACAAGGACTTTCCGTAGATGTGGAAGTCGATGGAGGGATCTACCTTACGAATGTCCGGGAAGTGCTGGAAGCAGGAGTCAATGTTGTTGTTGCAGGCTCAGCAGTATTTAAGGGCGAGCCGGGACAGAATACCAAAGAGTTTATGGAGATATTAAGGGATTATGAGTAA
- a CDS encoding thiamine diphosphokinase produces MSKRIVIVSGGQLDEELTLSILKDEKSQCIIGVDKGVEFLYAHQIMPSYIVGDFDSVKEEIADYYRNETNVPIREFNPVKDASDTEIAVRLSLTLGCSELIILGATGGRIDHLWANVQTLTIPYKAGVDARIMDSQNMICLIGGGDTHIRKDELYGPYFSVFPLGEEIFGFNIEGARYPLRNHTLTPYDSLCVSNQIAEDEEEVVISFPSGTVILMETRDKREQK; encoded by the coding sequence ATGAGTAAGAGGATTGTTATTGTAAGCGGCGGGCAGCTGGATGAGGAACTGACGCTTTCAATTCTTAAGGATGAGAAGAGCCAGTGTATTATTGGAGTAGATAAGGGCGTGGAATTTTTGTATGCTCACCAGATCATGCCCAGTTATATTGTTGGAGACTTTGACAGTGTAAAAGAAGAGATTGCCGATTATTACAGGAATGAGACTAATGTCCCGATCCGGGAATTCAATCCTGTGAAGGACGCGTCCGATACGGAGATCGCGGTCAGGCTGTCTCTTACGCTCGGGTGCAGCGAACTGATTATTCTGGGCGCCACAGGCGGAAGGATCGACCACCTTTGGGCCAACGTGCAGACCCTTACCATTCCATACAAAGCAGGGGTGGATGCCAGGATCATGGATAGCCAGAATATGATCTGCCTGATTGGAGGCGGTGATACGCATATCCGCAAGGATGAATTATATGGGCCGTATTTTTCCGTATTCCCGCTGGGCGAAGAGATCTTTGGATTTAACATAGAGGGCGCAAGGTATCCGCTTAGAAACCATACGCTTACGCCGTACGATAGCCTGTGCGTCAGCAACCAGATTGCGGAAGACGAAGAAGAAGTCGTGATCAGTTTTCCGTCCGGCACCGTAATCTTGATGGAGACCCGTGACAAGAGAGAACAAAAGTGA
- a CDS encoding LPXTG cell wall anchor domain-containing protein, whose protein sequence is MKKRIMAILLSAVMILSLSSTAFAETVNTGNALETTALDNGDGTYSIGTDTNTAVAEVNGFDYTTLATAIETAKDGGTVKFLKDASDVTIPEGTNVTIDLNGKTISSANDHAITNNGTLTVTDNSSDSSGTVDGGSTSGKGALYNAPGATATLNGGTFTGSKWYVIKNLGAMAIDGAAVKQEDIGSSAIDNGYYGNLGNDCNVSYPTEANVTLTVKSGSVTGGMNAVKNDDFGTLNISGGSFYTNASNGATILNWNVATITGGTFKADESTPAVVSNGNCGDADVGQLTITSGDFTGGVTLFGQPVGTTGTATATITGGTFRGQLLKPSNMEFSIAGGTYSVEVPEEYCADGFAPKANGDGTYGVHTHSAVKTEAKEATCTEAGNTAYWYCSDCGKYFSDEALTKEIVLADTVIPATSHAYGTEWKSDDTNHWHECTACGEKADAASHTFQWIIDKNATATEAGSKHEECSVCGYKKAAVEIPATGTSVGNQTGGNTGSKTADKPISNVPQTGDTSNLALWIVLMAVSIGGLGTLFLFSRKRICHGKRMK, encoded by the coding sequence ATGAAAAAACGAATCATGGCGATTCTGCTGTCGGCTGTTATGATACTGTCTCTTAGTAGTACAGCGTTTGCGGAAACTGTCAATACCGGCAATGCGCTAGAAACAACAGCCTTAGATAATGGTGATGGAACTTATTCCATCGGAACGGATACCAATACAGCAGTTGCCGAAGTGAACGGCTTTGACTACACCACCTTGGCTACTGCCATTGAAACTGCCAAAGACGGCGGGACCGTGAAGTTTCTGAAAGATGCGTCTGATGTCACCATTCCGGAAGGTACTAACGTGACAATCGATCTGAACGGAAAAACTATCTCCAGTGCCAATGATCACGCTATCACCAATAACGGGACGCTGACAGTGACAGACAATAGTTCGGACAGCAGCGGAACAGTGGACGGCGGCTCTACCTCCGGCAAGGGCGCGCTGTACAACGCCCCCGGCGCAACTGCCACCCTGAATGGCGGCACCTTCACCGGCTCCAAGTGGTATGTCATTAAGAACCTAGGCGCCATGGCCATTGATGGCGCAGCCGTAAAGCAGGAAGACATCGGCTCCAGCGCCATTGACAACGGCTACTATGGCAATCTGGGTAATGACTGCAATGTGAGCTATCCGACAGAAGCTAATGTTACTCTTACTGTAAAAAGCGGCTCCGTCACCGGCGGCATGAACGCCGTGAAGAACGATGACTTCGGCACCCTGAACATCTCCGGCGGCTCTTTCTACACCAATGCCTCCAACGGTGCCACCATCCTGAACTGGAACGTGGCCACCATCACCGGCGGTACCTTCAAGGCTGACGAAAGCACTCCTGCGGTTGTCAGCAACGGCAACTGCGGTGATGCTGACGTGGGTCAGTTGACCATCACCAGCGGCGATTTCACCGGCGGCGTGACCCTGTTTGGGCAGCCTGTCGGTACTACCGGCACAGCAACCGCAACCATCACTGGCGGTACCTTCAGGGGGCAGCTCCTCAAGCCAAGCAATATGGAGTTCAGCATCGCCGGCGGTACCTACTCCGTTGAGGTTCCCGAGGAATACTGCGCGGATGGCTTCGCGCCCAAGGCGAATGGTGACGGCACCTATGGCGTGCATACCCACAGCGCCGTGAAGACGGAAGCCAAGGAAGCCACTTGCACCGAGGCGGGCAATACTGCTTACTGGTACTGCTCCGACTGTGGGAAGTACTTCTCCGACGAGGCGCTGACCAAAGAGATCGTTCTGGCAGATACCGTGATTCCCGCTACCAGCCATGCCTACGGCACCGAATGGAAATCGGACGATACCAACCACTGGCATGAGTGCACCGCCTGCGGAGAAAAAGCGGATGCTGCGTCCCATACCTTCCAGTGGATCATTGACAAAAACGCAACCGCAACCGAGGCTGGCAGCAAGCACGAGGAATGCTCCGTCTGCGGCTACAAGAAGGCGGCTGTGGAAATCCCGGCAACTGGTACTTCCGTCGGCAATCAGACGGGCGGCAATACAGGCAGCAAAACTGCGGATAAGCCAATCAGCAATGTCCCGCAGACGGGCGACACCAGCAATCTTGCCCTCTGGATTGTCCTGATGGCGGTATCCATCGGCGGATTGGGAACTCTGTTCCTGTTCTCCAGAAAGCGAATCTGCCATGGTAAACGCATGAAATAA